A genomic region of Papaver somniferum cultivar HN1 chromosome 7, ASM357369v1, whole genome shotgun sequence contains the following coding sequences:
- the LOC113299202 gene encoding probable inactive receptor kinase At4g23740, protein METSSILVSVIFIFVLVVVNSDPVEDKQALLDFLSKTPHSRTLNWEKNSSVCNHWTGVNCNSDKSRIISLRLPGIGLNGQIPPNTLSRLTALQILSLRSNGLTGSFPSDFINLKNLSLLYLQFNKFSGSLPNDFSIWKNLTIINLSHNSFDGSIPFSLSNLTHLQALNLANNSLSGEIPDFNLPNLQQLLLANNSLTGVIPKSLQAFPKYSFYGNNVSYGNSSTPIDPYQSPIIPIPPKSTNSRQLSETALLGIIIGGSVLLILIVFGFVLFVCCFKRDDESGGFSGKLHKGLKSQGKTTAPGSQDGNVRLVFFEGCNYAFDLEDLLTASAEVLGKGTFGTAYKAVLEDATTVVVKRLKEVGVGKREFEQQLEVVGRIRHENVVQLRAYYYSKDERLMVYDFYSRGSVSALLHGKRGGDRVPLDWNTRLGIAIGAARGIAHIHTQNYGKLVHGNIKSSNIFLNSQNYGLVSDLGLTTLMNPVPPPISRAAGYRAPEVVDTRKAAQPSDVYSYGVLLLELLTGKSPVHTTGGDEVIHLVRWVQSVVREEWTAEVFDIELMRYPNIEEEMVEMLQIAMTCVARTPEQRPKMSEVVKMVEDIRRADTDIRTSSETKSESSPPRPPAGGY, encoded by the exons ATGGAAACTTCTTCCATTCTTGTCTCTGTGATTTTCATTTTTGTATTAGTTGTAGTTAATTCAGATCCAGTTGAAGATAAACAAGCTTTACTAGATTTTCTAAGTAAAACCCCTCATTCAAGAACCTTAAATTGGGAGAAGAATTCCAGTGTCTGCAACCACTGGACTGGAGTCAATTGTAATTCGGATAAGTCAAGAATCATATCCCTCAGATTACCTGGGATTGGATTAAACGGTCAGATTCCACCAAATACACTCAGTAGACTTACTGCTCTTCAGATCTTAAGTCTCAGATCTAATGGTCTTACTGGGTCTTTTCCTTCTGATTTTATCAACTTGAAAAACTTGTCTCTTCTTTACCTTCAGTTTAACAAGTTTTCTGGTTCATTACCTAATGATTTTTCTATTTGGAAGAATCTTACTATTATTAATCTTTCTCATAATAGTTTTGATGGCAGCATTCCTTTTTCACTATCGAATCTTACTCATTTACAAGCTCTGAATCTTGCTAATAATTCTCTCTCAGGTGAAATTCCTGATTTCAATCTTCCAAATCTTCAGCAACTACTCTTGGCTAATAATAGTTTGACTGGAGTTATTCCAAAATCTCTGCAGGCTTTTCCTAAGTATTCATTTTATGGTAATAATGTGTCTTATGGTAATTCATCCACACCCATCGATCCATATCAATCACCCATTATACCAATTCCTCCAAAGTCAACAAATTCAAGACAGCTTAGTGAAACCGCATTACTTGGAATTATAATTGGCGGTTCTGTTCTGCTGATTCTGATAGTATTTGGGTTTGTGCTGTTTGTTTGCTGTTTCAAAAGAGATGATGAAAGTGGTGGGTTTTCAGGGAAATTGCACAAAGGGTTAAAATCTCAAGGGAAAACTACGGCTCCAGGTAGTCAAGATGGAAATGTCAGACTTGTGTTCTTTGAAGGCTGTAACTATGCGTTTGATTTAGAGGATTTGTTAACAGCTTCAGCTGAAGTTCTTGGGAAAGGCACATTTGGTACTGCTTACAAGGCAGTGCTTGAGGACGCAACAACTGTTGTTGTGAAGAGACTGAAGGAAGTGGGTGTCGGAAAGCGAGAATTTGAGCAGCAGTTGGAGGTTGTTGGGAGAATTCGCCATGAAAATGTTGTTCAACTAAGAGCCTACTATTATTCCAAGGATGAGAGGCTTATGGTGTATGATTTTTACAGTCGAGGAAGTGTATCTGCTCTCTTACATG GAAAAAGAGGAGGAGATAGAGTTCCTCTAGACTGGAATACACGTCTTGGAATTGCAATTGGTGCAGCACGAGGGATTGCTCATATCCACACACAGAATTACGGGAAACTTGTTCATGGAAACATTAAATCATCCAACATATTCCTCAACTCTCAAAACTACGGTTTAGTATCTGATTTGGGTTTAACAACCCTAATGAACCCAGTTCCCCCACCTATATCACGCGCCGCCGGATACCGAGCTCCAGAGGTTGTAGACACACGAAAAGCAGCTCAGCCATCAGATGTTTACAGCTACGGAGTCTTACTACTTGAACTCCTTACCGGGAAATCTCCCGTTCACACAACAGGTGGCGATGAGGTAATTCACTTAGTTCGCTGGGTACAATCTGTAGTTCGCGAGGAATGGACAGCTGAAGTTTTTGATATCGAACTAATGAGGTACCCTAATATAGAGGAAGAAATGGTGGAAATGTTACAGATAGCAATGACTTGTGTTGCAAGAACGCCAGAGCAGAGGCCAAAAATGTCGGAAGTTGTCAAAATGGTGGAAGATATTCGAAGGGCTGATACAGATATCAGAACTTCGTCAGAAACCAAATCAGAGAGCTCGCCACCACGACCACCAGCTGGTGGATACTAA
- the LOC113299203 gene encoding myosin IC heavy chain, with amino-acid sequence MDKFRSRKVQIQTPEADRNNGETETLEPENRSRPSENNVSEDQEPFMGMKVRRRASLHRDYRGDYLDVPSQYALMKILDKQGDRKVLFADKVLKFTGSGKMKRRVLLITESTIYIVSPETGALKRRIALNAVEKLCLSELSDNFFAIVIPSEFDILMASTRKSEIVTVLVDAIKSLSDYELEVAFSNTFEYHAAADLIKEVLFEEVEGGIKTRIVVK; translated from the exons ATGGATAAATTCAGATCGAGAAAAGTTCAAATTCAAACACCTGAAGCTGatagaaataatggagaaacagAAACCCTTGAACCTGAAAACCGATCTAGACCATCGGAGAATAATGTTTCAGAAGATCAAGAACCTTTTATGGGTATGAAAGTTCGTAGAAGGGCTTCTTTACATAGAGATTACAGAGGGGATTATCTCGATGTTCCTTCTCAGTATGCACTCATGAAGATCTTGGATAAGCAag GTGATCGGAAAGTTCTCTTTGCAGATAAGGTTTTGAAGTTCACTGGATCAGGGAAGATGAAGCGGCGGGTTCTGTTGATTACCGAATCCACTATCTACATTGTTAGCCCAGAGACTGGTGCGCTTAAAAGACGAATAGCACTTAATGCCGTTGAAAAGCTTTGCTTGAGTGAGCTAAGTGACAATTTCTTCGCAATTGTTATCCCTAGTGAGTTTGATATTCTTATGGCTAGCACTCGAAAGTCAGAGATTGTCACCGTGTTAGTAGATGCTATCAAAAGTTTATCAGATTATGAGCTTGAAGTGGCTTTTTCCAACAC GTTTGAGTACCATGCTGCGGCTGATCTGATTAAAGAAGTGCTATTTGAGGAAGTTGAAG GTGGCATCAAGACAAGGATAGTGGTGAAGTGA
- the LOC113299204 gene encoding plastid division protein PDV1, translating to MMKWEMEIEEIEAVLEKIWDLHDKLSDAIHSISRSHFLNSIKTLKKSDDVYFARDNNEKKKPTNNNGNEERNGFVFMKEYRLVDDAAIAEAKSLNAIRAALENLEDQLEFFHTVQTQQRAERDAAIARIEQSRVVLAMRLADHHGKQYRVIEEALAFVGGVHDSTRFVTPENLFGSPKSRSGENLVNHEGKCSSIVLRMLSSFVFVKKSLKLDQMGGILGSAALVAGSMLALLHLHQVNFKNNFSVEIPQSQDVLSYGKRSSKKFSGENSSSNGRARDLDVFAARG from the exons ATGATGAAATGGGAAATGGAGATCGAAGAGATAGAAGCAGTATTAGAAAAGATTTGGGATCTACATGACAAGCTAAGCGATGCAATTCATTCAATCTCGAGATCACATTTTCTTAAttcaatcaaaaccctaaagaaatctgaTGACGTTTACTTTGCTCGTGACAACAACGAAAAGAAGAAACCAACTAATAATAACGGCAACGAAGAACGGAATGGGTTTGTTTTCATGAAAGAATATCGACTTGTTGATGATGCAGCAATTGCCGAAGCTAAAAGTCTTAATGCCATTAGAGCTGCTCTTGAGAACCTTGAAGACCAGCTCGAGTTCTTTCAT ACTGTACAAACACAGCAGCGAGCTGAAAGAGATGCTGCAATTGCACGAATAGAGCAAAGCCGGGTTGTTCTCGCAATGAGATTGGCAGATCACCATGGTAAGCAATACAGAGTCATTGAAGAGGCTCTAGCATTCGTTGGTGGTGTTCATGATTCCACTCGCTTTGTCACACCTGAAAATCTGTTTGGGTCACCAAAAAGTCGATCTGGTGAGAACTTGGTGAATCATGAGGGGAAATGTTCGAGTATTGTACTCCGTATGTTATCTAGTTTTGTCTTCGTCAAGAAATCTCTTAAGTTGGACCAAATGGGTGGGATATTAGGCAGCGCTGCTTTGGTAGCGGGTAGCATGCTTGCTTTGCTGCATCTGCATCAGGTAAACTTCAAGAATAATTTTTCTGTAGAAATACCACAGTCGCAAGATGTTCTCTCTTATGGAAAACGGAGCAGTAAGAAATTTTCAGGTGAAAATTCTTCATCCAATGGTCGTGCCAGGGATTTGGATGTTTTTGCTGCTAGGGGTTAG